The following proteins come from a genomic window of Diprion similis isolate iyDipSimi1 chromosome 8, iyDipSimi1.1, whole genome shotgun sequence:
- the LOC124409884 gene encoding protein takeout-like, with amino-acid sequence MFRLALPVIFFFACALAVELPSNFKSCSRNDPNIDTCLKSAIQSAIKDLVKGTKELKIAPIDPLHLKTLDISQGTGPVAIVLNFKDVDINGISSILVDSVNAKLDGDEKILTLNLVAQKPLTILGQYSVDGKVLVLPIQGSGNATINLLSVKATVKLIGSIVKRHGVEYLIFKKVDFLMTPESVELQFANLFNGNKALGDNMNKFLNDNWLEVYPELQNPIQDAFAHTIVDLAHGFFAQVPYDSIIPPSS; translated from the exons CTTCTAATTTCAAGAGTTGCTCCAGAAATGATCCAAATATTGATACCTGTTTGAAGTCAGCCATACAATCAGCTATCAAAGATCTTGTTAAAG GAACGAAAGAGCTGAAGATCGCACCGATAGATCCTTTGCACCTAAAAACGCTTGACATCAGCCAAGGCACCGGCCCAGTTGCCATTGTGCTCAACTTCAAGGATGTTGACATCAATGGAATTAGTTCCATCCTAGTTGACTCCGTCAA tgCTAAATTAGacggagatgaaaaaatactgaCGTTGAATTTGGTGGCGCAAAAACCTCTGACTATTTTGGGGCAGTATAGTGTCGATGGTAAAGTACTCGTTCTTCCTATCCAGGGATCCGGAAACGCGACGATTAATCTCC TTAGCGTCAAAGCAACGGTAAAACTTATTGGCAGCATAGTGAAAAGGCACGGCGTTGAATaccttattttcaaaaaagtcgACTTTCTTATGACCCCGGAGTCGGTGGAACTCCAGTTCGCTAACCTCTTCAACGGCAATAAAGCGCTAG GTGACAATATGAATAAGTTCCTGAACGATAATTGGCTGGAGGTGTATCCAGAGCTGCAGAACCCGATCCAGGATGCTTTTGCACACACTATAGTAGATCTGGCACATGGTTTCTTCGCTCAGGTGCCATACGACAGTATTATTCCTCCGAGCTCTTAG